TTCGGCTTGTGCCGTTTTATTAGGTGGTGCAACCCGCTTGTCGTACCTGCGAAGGCAGGTACCTACACTGAATTTGCTCAGCATGGGTACCTGCCTCCGCAGGTACGACGATCTAAAACTTCAATCCAATTTATTAGCTAAAGCCGACTCCTGCAGCGAGCGCATCGCCGCCGCCACCCCGCCGGCCAGGTGCGGCACGCCCGCCAGCACCATGCCCATCTCGACGCCGGCCAGGGTGCCCATCAGGGTCAGGTCGTTGAAGTCGCCCAGGTGGCCAATGCGAAATACCCAGCCACTGAGCTTGCTCAGGCCCTGGCCGAGCGACATGTTGAAATTGGCGAGGATGACCTTGCGCAGCGCGTCGGCGTTGCAGCGTTCACCGTCGGCGCCGCGGGGCATGACCACCGCGGTCAGCGCGTCGCTGTATTCGTCCGGGTTCTGGCACAGGATCTCCAGGCCCCAGGCACGCACGCACTCGCGGGTCGCCTCGGCATGGCGCTTGTGGCGCGCGAACACGTTCTGCAAGCCTTCTTCGAGCAGCATGTCGCACGCTTCCGACAATCCATACAGCAGGTTGGTGGCCGGGGTGTAAGGCCAGAAGCCGTTCTTGTTCGCTTCGATGATCTCTTCCCAGCCCCAGAACGCGCGCGGCAGCCTGGCAGTGCGCGAGGCGGCAATCGCCTTTTGCGAGACGGCGTTGAACGACAGGCCGGGCGGCAGCATCAGCCCTTTCTGCGAGCCCGAGACAGTGACGTCGACACCCCACTCGTCGTGCCGGTAATCGATCGACCCCAGCGAGGAAATCGTATCGACCAGCAGCAGCGCGGGATGGCCGGCGCGGTCGATCGCGCGTCGCACGGCCGCGATGTCGGAAGTGACGCCGGTGGAAGTCTCGTTGTGTACCACGCACACCGCCTTTATCTGGTGGCCGGCATCGTCGAGCAGGCGCGCATGTACCCTGTCGGCATCGACGCCGCTGCGCCAGTCGTCGCCGATGAATTCGGGCTTGAGGCCGAGCTTCTCGGCCATCTTATTCCACAACGAAGCGAAGTGGCCGGTCTCATACATCAGCACCGTGTCGCCGGGCGACAGCGTGTTCACCAGCGCGGCCTCCCAGGCGCCAGTGCCCGATGCGGGATAAATGACGACGGGTTGGACGGTCTGGAAGATCTGGCCGATCTGGCCGAGGATCTTGCGGCCCAGCTGCTGAAACTCCGGGCCGCGATGGTCGATGGTCGGATAGTCCATCGCGCGCAGGATACGGTCGGGGACATTGGTCGGACCCGGAATCTGCAGGAAATGGCGGCCGGACGGATGGGAATTCAACTTCAGCATGGCGACTCCAGAGAGGGCGAACAGCTTCGAAATAATTCAACCAACAACGACTTTTTTGCATACAATATACTTAAATACATTCAAGTCAAGCAATTTTTGCAGACGCCGCAATGCATAAGAAAAACTAAGTCATTGATTTTCTTGATATTCCTTATTAATAGCCTAAAATATAATAAGAATCACATCATATGCAAATGGACGTGAACAGCGCAGAGCAGAACCTACCGCCGGTCCCCATCGACCGCCAGGGCCTGGCGTCCGCGGTGACGGCGCGCCTGCGCGACATGATCACCGAAGGCACGCTGGCGCCCGGCACGCGTTTGAACGAACGCGTGCTGTGCGAGCAGCTGATGGTCTCGCGCACCCCGCTGCGCGAAGCGTTCAAGGTGCTGGCCGGCGAAGGCCTGGTCGAACTCTTGCCCAACCGCGGCGCCGCCGTGGCCGAACTGTCGGTCGACGATATCGCGCAGACGTTCGAAGTGATGGGCGCGCTCGAGGGCCTCTCGGGTCAACTGGCGTGCGAACGCATCACCGAAGCGGAAGTCACCGAGATCCGCGCGCTGCATTACGAGATGCTGGCGGCGCATGCGCGGCGCGACCTGGCTGCGTACTACAAGATCAATCACGTCATCCACGACCGCATCAACGCCGCCGCCGGCAACGCGGTGCTGACCAACACCTACCAGCAGATGAACGCGCGTATCCAGAACCTGCGCTTCCGCTCGAACTTCAACCAGGACAAGTGGGATGCCGCAATGAAGGAGCACGGCGCCATGCTCGATGCGCTGGACCGGCGCGACGGCGCCGCCTTGCGCGCGATCCTGGAACACCACCTCCAAACCAAGCGCGACACGGTCCTCGCCGACCTGCGCCCAGCCAAGGCACTGCCCTAGCCCATGAACGCACCCGCCCCCGCCCAGGTCCAGTTGAGCGATGCACTCGCCTCCCGCATGAATGCGCAAGACCTGGCGCGGCGGCTGCGCGCCGAGACCGGCGGCGAGGTGCTGTTCGACGCGGCCTCGCGCGGACGCTATTCGACCGACGCCTCGATCTACCAGGTCGATCCGGTCGGCGTATTCGTGCCGCGCACCGAGGAAGACGTGGCGCGCGCGATCGCCATTGCGCGCGAGCTGCGCGTGCCGATCCTGCCGCGCGGCGCCGGCACCAGCCAGTGCGGCCAGACCGTCGGCGCGGCGCTGGTCATCGATAACAGCAAATACCTGAACCAGGTTACCGCTTTCGACCCGCAGGCGATGACGGTGACGGTGCAGCCCGGGATGGTCCTCGACCACCTGAACGCCTGGCTCAAGCCGCACGGCCTGTGGTTCCCGGTAGACGTCAGCACCGCCGCCCAGTGCACCATCGGCGGCATGGCCGGCAACAACTCCTGCGGCTCGCGCTCGATCGCCTACGGGAACATGGTGCATAACGTCGCCGCCATCGACGCCATCCTGTCCGACGGCACCGAGGCCCGCTTCGCCGACGAGCGCGCAATGGCCGATGCGCCGGAGCGCGTGCGCACATTGATGGCCGGCCTGCGCGCCATCGCCGCGCGCGAGCATGACGAAATCGCGCGCATGGTGCCGAAAGTGATGCGCCGCGTCGGCGGCTACAACATCGACATCTGGCATCCGCAAAGCGAGCGGCCGTACACCGCTGACGGCAGCGTCAACCTGGCGCACCTGCTCGTGGGGAGCGAAGGCACGCTGGCCACCACGCGCCGCATCACGCTGAAGCTGCAGCCGCTGCCGAAGCACAAGACCCTCGGCGTCGTCAACTTCCCGACCTTCCACCAGGCGATGGACATGACGCGCCACATCGTTACGCTCGGGCCGTGCGCGGTGGAGCTGGTCGACCGCACGATGATCGACCTCGCGCGCGGCAATCCGGCGTTCCGCCCGGTGATCGACAAGGCGCTGACCGGCGAGCCCGAGGCGATCCTGCTGGTGGAATTTGCCGGCGAATCGCGCGACACGCAGCTGGCCAGTCTGCGCCGGCTGGTGGAGCTGATGGCCCACCTCGGCCTGCCCGGCAGCGTGGTCGAGATGACCGACGCCGGCGCGCAGAAGGCGCTGTGGGAAGTACGCAAGGCCGGCCTGAACATCATGATGAGCATGCGCGGCGACGGCAAGCCGGTGTCCTTCATCGAAGACTGCGCGGTGCCGCTGGAGCACCTGGCTGAATACACCAGCCGCCTGACCGAAGTGTTCGAACGCCACGGCACACGCGGCACATGGTATGCCCACGCCTCGGTCGGCACGCTGCACGTGCGGCCGATTCTCGACATGCGCCGCGGCGGCGCCCACAAGATGCGCGCCATCGCGGAAGAAGCCGGCGCACTGGTGCGCCAGTACAAGGGCGCGTTCTCCGGCGAGCATGGGGACGGACTGGTGCGCAGCGAATGGGTGGCGTGGCAGTTCGGCCCGCGCCTGGTGCGCGCCTTCGAAGAGATCAAGGACCTGTTCGACCCGGCCGGCCTGATGAATCCGGGGAAGATCGTGCGGACCACGCGCATGGACGACAGCTCCCTGTTCCGCTACAAGCCCGGCTACGCGCCGATGGCCATCGAGCCGGCGCTGGACTGGTCGGCCTGGAATGTGCAGGCCGACCCGGTGTCGGAACAGGTGTCGGCGCCCGGCAGCGGCGGCGACCCCGCCGGCGGCTTCGCCAAGGCGGTCGACATGTGCAACAACAACGGCCACTGCCGCAAGTTCGACGCCGGCACAATGTGTCCCAGCTACCGCGTAACCAGGGACGAGCGGCACCTCACGCGCGGCCGCGCCAACACCCTGCGCCTCGCCTTGTCGGGCCAGCTCGGGCCGGACGGAATCACATCGGAAGCGCTGCGTGACACGCTCGACCTGTGCGTCGGCTGCAAGGGCTGCAAGCGCGATTGCCCGACCGGTGTGGACATGGCGCGCATGAAGACCGAATTCCTGTACCACTGGCAGAAGAAGCACGGCCTGAGTTTGAAGGAGCGGCTGATCGCCAGCCTGCCGCGCTGGGCGCCGCTGGCGGCGCGCATGCCGTGGCTGGCCAACCTGCGCGACACCCTGCCCGGCGCCGCGCGCCTGTCCGAAAAGCTGCTGGGACTTTCCGCGCGCCGCACCCTGCCGGCCTGGCGCGCCGATATCTTCGATACCGTCGGCGTCGCGCCGGAGCAAGCCGACGTGGTGCTGTTTGCCGACACCTTCAACCGCTACTTCGAAT
This window of the Massilia sp. R2A-15 genome carries:
- a CDS encoding alanine--glyoxylate aminotransferase family protein, whose amino-acid sequence is MLKLNSHPSGRHFLQIPGPTNVPDRILRAMDYPTIDHRGPEFQQLGRKILGQIGQIFQTVQPVVIYPASGTGAWEAALVNTLSPGDTVLMYETGHFASLWNKMAEKLGLKPEFIGDDWRSGVDADRVHARLLDDAGHQIKAVCVVHNETSTGVTSDIAAVRRAIDRAGHPALLLVDTISSLGSIDYRHDEWGVDVTVSGSQKGLMLPPGLSFNAVSQKAIAASRTARLPRAFWGWEEIIEANKNGFWPYTPATNLLYGLSEACDMLLEEGLQNVFARHKRHAEATRECVRAWGLEILCQNPDEYSDALTAVVMPRGADGERCNADALRKVILANFNMSLGQGLSKLSGWVFRIGHLGDFNDLTLMGTLAGVEMGMVLAGVPHLAGGVAAAMRSLQESALANKLD
- a CDS encoding GntR family transcriptional regulator, yielding MNSAEQNLPPVPIDRQGLASAVTARLRDMITEGTLAPGTRLNERVLCEQLMVSRTPLREAFKVLAGEGLVELLPNRGAAVAELSVDDIAQTFEVMGALEGLSGQLACERITEAEVTEIRALHYEMLAAHARRDLAAYYKINHVIHDRINAAAGNAVLTNTYQQMNARIQNLRFRSNFNQDKWDAAMKEHGAMLDALDRRDGAALRAILEHHLQTKRDTVLADLRPAKALP
- a CDS encoding FAD-binding and (Fe-S)-binding domain-containing protein, with protein sequence MNAQDLARRLRAETGGEVLFDAASRGRYSTDASIYQVDPVGVFVPRTEEDVARAIAIARELRVPILPRGAGTSQCGQTVGAALVIDNSKYLNQVTAFDPQAMTVTVQPGMVLDHLNAWLKPHGLWFPVDVSTAAQCTIGGMAGNNSCGSRSIAYGNMVHNVAAIDAILSDGTEARFADERAMADAPERVRTLMAGLRAIAAREHDEIARMVPKVMRRVGGYNIDIWHPQSERPYTADGSVNLAHLLVGSEGTLATTRRITLKLQPLPKHKTLGVVNFPTFHQAMDMTRHIVTLGPCAVELVDRTMIDLARGNPAFRPVIDKALTGEPEAILLVEFAGESRDTQLASLRRLVELMAHLGLPGSVVEMTDAGAQKALWEVRKAGLNIMMSMRGDGKPVSFIEDCAVPLEHLAEYTSRLTEVFERHGTRGTWYAHASVGTLHVRPILDMRRGGAHKMRAIAEEAGALVRQYKGAFSGEHGDGLVRSEWVAWQFGPRLVRAFEEIKDLFDPAGLMNPGKIVRTTRMDDSSLFRYKPGYAPMAIEPALDWSAWNVQADPVSEQVSAPGSGGDPAGGFAKAVDMCNNNGHCRKFDAGTMCPSYRVTRDERHLTRGRANTLRLALSGQLGPDGITSEALRDTLDLCVGCKGCKRDCPTGVDMARMKTEFLYHWQKKHGLSLKERLIASLPRWAPLAARMPWLANLRDTLPGAARLSEKLLGLSARRTLPAWRADIFDTVGVAPEQADVVLFADTFNRYFESENAHAAVQVLEAAGYKVHVARPVGDDTRPLCCGRTYLASGMVDEAKAEARRVIEAMRPFVARGVPIIGLEPSCLLTLRDEFLVMGLGPDADALGAQAFLFEEFLAREHGAGRLKLALKALPATQALLHGHCHQKAFDAVRPVQAVLGLIPGLKVDLIESSCCGMAGSFGYDAPHYDISMQMAEAALLPAIRAASADTLLVADGTSCRHQIADGAQREAIHVARVLQQALV